The following are encoded together in the Monodelphis domestica isolate mMonDom1 chromosome 5, mMonDom1.pri, whole genome shotgun sequence genome:
- the LOC103092470 gene encoding MLV-related proviral Env polyprotein-like, whose protein sequence is MDKRRVEAGQTALRQGKYRMIPICLILFLSICPSSASPESPHLLGHQTRAPFSTLAIILGIGGLAAGIATGTSPPPLAQHLAALQSAMTTDLEDLEKAISALEKSLTSLSKVVLQNQRGLDLLFLKEGGLCAALKEECCFYADHTGVVRESMAKLRESLLLRKKEAEAQEGGTTIF, encoded by the exons ATGGACAAAAGAAGGGTAGAGGCTGGACAGACAGCCTTGAGGCAGG GAAAGTACAGAATGATCCCGATCTGCTTGATCCTGTTCCTGAGCATCTGCCCCTCGTCAGCGAGCCCTGAGAGCCCTCATCTTCTCGGACACCAAACACGGGCACCTTTCTCTACCCTTGCTATCATTCTAGGCATTGGAGGTCTTGCTGCCGGCATTGCTACCGGCACCTCCCCTCCGCCGCTGGCACAACATCTCGCAGCTCTCCAGTCTGCCATGACAACTGACCTTGAAGACCTTGAAAAAGCTATCTCAGCCCTAGAAAAATCCCTAACTTCCCTCTCTAAAGTAGTACTGCAAAACCAGCGTGGCCTCGACCTGCTTTTTTTAAAGGAGGGGGGACTATGCgcagcccttaaagaagaatgcTGCTTTTATGCTGACCACACTGGAGTTGTCAGAGAGTCCATGGCTAAATTGAGAGAAAGCCTCCTCCTTAGAAAAAAGGAGGCCGAGGCCCAAGAAGGTGGTACAACAATCTTTTGA